Genomic segment of Trueperaceae bacterium:
AGGACCAGCGCCAGCCCCACGGCGGCGATCCCGAGCTCGAACGTGGCTGGGAGGCGGGCGATGAGGAGAGGCAAAGCGGGTTCACCATGCCGCAAGGACTTGCCGAAGTCGCCCCTGACCGCCGCGGCGAGAAATCGCAAGTACTGAGCCGGCAGTGGGTCGTCGAGACCGAGACGGGCGCGCATGGCCGCGATGTCTGCCGCGCTCGCCGAGGGCGGCAACATCAGGGCAGCTGGGTCGCCCGCCAAGCGGGTAAGCCCGAACACCATGACGGTGACGCCGACTATGACGAGCAGGCCCGTAAGGAGCCGGCGTGCTAAGTAGGAGATCACACTGGCCTCACCCTACGCATGGCTGCTCCGCGCGGCCGCCATGGCCCTCGGTCTTACGCGCCGAGGCTGCGTCCGCACCGAACGCAACGGTGGGGCGCCCGGAACGCGGCACCCCACCATACGCATGCATGATCCGTAGGTCAGTCCGCCAGCGAGAGCGGGTAGAACCAGGGAACCTCGTCGGCCCGCAGCGTGAAGTTCACGCGGTCGTTCGCTCCCCATAGTGTGTCGACCTGGAAGAGGAACGCGTGCTGAGCGTCCTCCTTCATGAGCCTCTGAACCTCGCTATAGAGTTCGGCCCTTCGTGACGCGTCGAACGTCGACCTGATCTCCTGGATCAAGGTGTTGACTTCCGGGTTCGAATAGCGGCGGCTCATGTCGCCGGCCGCTAGCCATTCGACCAGCCAGAACGGCTCGAGGAACACGTCGCCTAGGCTGTAGACGTAGAGAGGAGCCGCTTGGTTCGCACCCCGCTTCTCCTGGAACACGCCGAGTTCGTAGGCGTTCTCCTTGACGTCGATGCCTATCTGGGACCAGTAGCCGGCCACGGCCTGAGAGAGCGCGTAATGGTCGGCGACCGAACCGGTGAAGTAGTCGAACTCCACCGAGAAGCCGTTGGGGTAGCCGGCTTCGGCCAGCAACGCCTTCGCTTTCTCTGGGTCGTACGGGTACGGCTCGACAGACGGGTCGAAGCCGAACGCCTGCGCCGAGACGATCGTCGCGGCCGGCCTGCCGAGCCCGCCGAACAGGCGGTCGATGATGGCCTGGCGGTCGATGGCGTAGTTGAGCGCCTGCCTGACCCTCACGTCGTCGAGCGGCTTCACCGAGGCGTCGATGGAGATGTAGAACACCCGTGAGGCCGACACGCGTTCGACGCGCAGTTCCGGACGCGAGTCGATCATGTCGACCATCACGTGCGGCAGCCCTTCTATGAGGTCGACCTCACCGGCGATCAGCGCCGCCACGCGCGTGGCGTCCTCGGCGATGGGCCTCACAACGATCTCCTTGACGCTCGGGGCACCGCGCCAGTAGTTCTCGTTGGCCGCAAGTACCAGGCGCTCGTTCTTCACCCACTCCTTCAAGACGAACGGTCCTGTTCCGACGGGGTGCGTGCCGAAATCGTCACCGGCTTCCACCGTGTACACCGGCGGCAGCATCGGCCCGAACAGCTCGGCGAGCCGCGCCGGCAGCAGCACGTCTGGACTGACCGTATGGATGTCCACCGTGAACGCGTCTACGATGTCGACACCCGTGATGGTGTTGATCTGAGACCAGGTCGTGGCCGGGCTGTCGGGGTTGCCAGCGCGCGCGAGGGTGAACTGCACCGATGCGCTATCGAAAGGCTCCCCGTTCTGGAAGGACACGCCTTGACGCAAGTGGAAGCGCCACGTGGTGTCGCCGACCTGCTCCCAAGACTCCGCGAGCCCCGGGACCAGGGTCCCGGACGCGTCTCTCGCCGTCAGCCCGTCGAAGACGTTCGCCAAGAACGCTTCCGACTGGCGGCCCACCACCTTATGCGGGTCAAGCGTGTTCGGTTCAGCCTTCACGGCAATCGTGACGGTCTGTCCGAGCGCGCTGCTCACAGCTACCGTCGTCGCTAGGATCAACAGCAGCCGCACTGCCAGGTTCACGATGGATCGCACTGTATGCCTCCGGAATCTCGACCAATGAACGTCGTCTAGGTAGCCTCGAACGCCTCCTGCACTAGCTCGGTCATCACCTCCAGCCAGCGTGAGATCAAACGCTCACCTTTCTCCGCCGTAGCGGCCGATGCATCTCCGAAGACCCCTGTCCGACTGAACTCTCGCCATGGCACGACGCGTCCCGCGTAGCCGGTGGGCACTTCCGGGTACTCACTGGGAGCCAGCTCCATCCGGCACGCCTCGGGGGCAACTGCCAGCATCAGCGAGGTCTCTATCTCGGCCGCATGGAAGTTGTTGCCGTTCCACAAGGGCGTCTCGGCGATCCCGTCCATCACCTGCTTGGTGCTCGGATAACAGATCCTCAGTGTCACCATGTCCGGGAAGAGCTCTAGGAGCCTCCGGGCCGCGGAGACCATCACCTGGGCGTTGCCCATATGGCCGCTCAGCAGCACGAGCCGGCGCACGCCGTGCCGATAAAGGCTGTCCGCCACGTCTACCAGTACCGCCTCCAGGGCGGACGGGCTGAGGCTGATGGTGC
This window contains:
- a CDS encoding ABC transporter substrate-binding protein translates to MRSIVNLAVRLLLILATTVAVSSALGQTVTIAVKAEPNTLDPHKVVGRQSEAFLANVFDGLTARDASGTLVPGLAESWEQVGDTTWRFHLRQGVSFQNGEPFDSASVQFTLARAGNPDSPATTWSQINTITGVDIVDAFTVDIHTVSPDVLLPARLAELFGPMLPPVYTVEAGDDFGTHPVGTGPFVLKEWVKNERLVLAANENYWRGAPSVKEIVVRPIAEDATRVAALIAGEVDLIEGLPHVMVDMIDSRPELRVERVSASRVFYISIDASVKPLDDVRVRQALNYAIDRQAIIDRLFGGLGRPAATIVSAQAFGFDPSVEPYPYDPEKAKALLAEAGYPNGFSVEFDYFTGSVADHYALSQAVAGYWSQIGIDVKENAYELGVFQEKRGANQAAPLYVYSLGDVFLEPFWLVEWLAAGDMSRRYSNPEVNTLIQEIRSTFDASRRAELYSEVQRLMKEDAQHAFLFQVDTLWGANDRVNFTLRADEVPWFYPLSLAD
- a CDS encoding ABC transporter permease; translation: MISYLARRLLTGLLVIVGVTVMVFGLTRLAGDPAALMLPPSASAADIAAMRARLGLDDPLPAQYLRFLAAAVRGDFGKSLRHGEPALPLLIARLPATFELGIAAVGLALVL
- a CDS encoding creatininase family protein, which codes for MNRALDAMTWPEAEVALTATRPVILPLGSTEQHGPHMSMGTDNVMASFWAKRLAASCDGLYLPTLNYGQVWSAREFPGTISLSPSALEAVLVDVADSLYRHGVRRLVLLSGHMGNAQVMVSAARRLLELFPDMVTLRICYPSTKQVMDGIAETPLWNGNNFHAAEIETSLMLAVAPEACRMELAPSEYPEVPTGYAGRVVPWREFSRTGVFGDASAATAEKGERLISRWLEVMTELVQEAFEAT